The following proteins come from a genomic window of Manduca sexta isolate Smith_Timp_Sample1 chromosome 6, JHU_Msex_v1.0, whole genome shotgun sequence:
- the LOC115440967 gene encoding uncharacterized protein LOC115440967 isoform X2, which translates to MSVVCCDTAAAACLLNNRTIDGTYDRPYYYKGVSYGLHARVQLRPVSVAPLAAVLLQLSLLVPHQEHMSWLHAVVALALAASAAPATTSCKNCIALGKEEKAMFRAHSDACLPQSGVEPKVVESMLNGQLVESAALRRHVYCVLMKCKLVSKEGKLMKNAMLGKMAMRSDGKNATKVLEGCADQTGDTPEDLAWNLFRCGYDKKTMLFDYMPTSGASSGDIDNISK; encoded by the exons ATGAGTGTTGTGTGTTGTGACACCGCGGCCGCGGCGTGTTTACTAAACAACAGAACCATCGACGGAACGTATGATCGCCCCTACTAT TATAAAGGTGTGAGCTATGGACTACACGCGCGAGTGCAGCTGCGGCCGGTGTCTGTCGCTCCGCTGGCTGCTGTGCTGCTTCAACTGTCGCTGCTCGTGCCGCATCAGGAACACATGAGTTGGTTGCACGCTGTGGTCGCGCTAGCGCTCGCCGCCAGTGCAGCGCCG GCTACGACATCATGTAAGAACTGCATT GCACTAGGCAAAGAGGAAAAGGCGATGTTCCGAGCACACTCCGACGCCTGCCTCCCGCAGTCGGGCGTCGAACCCAAGGTAGTGGAGTCGATGTTGAACGGGCAGCTCGTGGAGTCGGCAGCGCTGCGTCGCCACGTCTATTGCGTGTTGATGAAATGCAAGCTCGTCAGCAAGGAGGGCAAGTTAATGAAGAATGCCATGTTGGGCAAGATGGCGATGCGGAGCGACGGCAAGAATGCTACTAAG GTATTGGAGGGCTGTGCAGACCAAACGGGCGACACTCCAGAAGACCTCGCTTGGAACTTGTTCCGATGTGGCTACGACAAGAAGACAATGTTGTTCGACTACATGCCCACCAGTGGCGCCTCTAGCGGCGATATAGATAACATTTCCAAAtag
- the LOC115440967 gene encoding uncharacterized protein LOC115440967 isoform X1, translated as MSVVCCDTAAAACLLNNRTIDGTYDRPYYWRAQYKGVSYGLHARVQLRPVSVAPLAAVLLQLSLLVPHQEHMSWLHAVVALALAASAAPATTSCKNCIALGKEEKAMFRAHSDACLPQSGVEPKVVESMLNGQLVESAALRRHVYCVLMKCKLVSKEGKLMKNAMLGKMAMRSDGKNATKVLEGCADQTGDTPEDLAWNLFRCGYDKKTMLFDYMPTSGASSGDIDNISK; from the exons ATGAGTGTTGTGTGTTGTGACACCGCGGCCGCGGCGTGTTTACTAAACAACAGAACCATCGACGGAACGTATGATCGCCCCTACTAT TGGCGCGCGCAGTATAAAGGTGTGAGCTATGGACTACACGCGCGAGTGCAGCTGCGGCCGGTGTCTGTCGCTCCGCTGGCTGCTGTGCTGCTTCAACTGTCGCTGCTCGTGCCGCATCAGGAACACATGAGTTGGTTGCACGCTGTGGTCGCGCTAGCGCTCGCCGCCAGTGCAGCGCCG GCTACGACATCATGTAAGAACTGCATT GCACTAGGCAAAGAGGAAAAGGCGATGTTCCGAGCACACTCCGACGCCTGCCTCCCGCAGTCGGGCGTCGAACCCAAGGTAGTGGAGTCGATGTTGAACGGGCAGCTCGTGGAGTCGGCAGCGCTGCGTCGCCACGTCTATTGCGTGTTGATGAAATGCAAGCTCGTCAGCAAGGAGGGCAAGTTAATGAAGAATGCCATGTTGGGCAAGATGGCGATGCGGAGCGACGGCAAGAATGCTACTAAG GTATTGGAGGGCTGTGCAGACCAAACGGGCGACACTCCAGAAGACCTCGCTTGGAACTTGTTCCGATGTGGCTACGACAAGAAGACAATGTTGTTCGACTACATGCCCACCAGTGGCGCCTCTAGCGGCGATATAGATAACATTTCCAAAtag
- the LOC115440925 gene encoding LOW QUALITY PROTEIN: adenosine 3'-phospho 5'-phosphosulfate transporter 1 (The sequence of the model RefSeq protein was modified relative to this genomic sequence to represent the inferred CDS: inserted 1 base in 1 codon) → MRSKILIGLVLVSCVLFMWLITRLYHELLTAYEQSGTLTEAEYSWFFRLLLNLAGYTTVLLPGFVLYKYLHKTNYFDKITNQTCISRVLTTCFGSPPERLPESLKSREAAAEDDAPAREGLELAFCFTGLMAAYLVWGLLQEKIMTQDYVLADGSVVRFNDSQFLVFVNRLAALVLAWSWLRMRGVRALAPLLYGQFSYCALSNVLSAWCQYEALKYVSFPTQVSPAHYSLSLSRYCALSNVLSAWCQYEALKYVSFPTQVLSKSCKVIPVMLMGKLISHNKYSLYEYVTAVLISVGMVLFMFGSHDDYAASAATTTSGVLLLGAYMWCDSFTSSWQGAIFARRCCAPLQMLVAVNVFSCVLTAAALAHRTHTAHSLRLLQNPMFVSDCLILSASSAVGQLLIYRTIAKFGAVVFTIIMTLRQAVSILLSCLVYGHAVSXGGACGVALVFGAVLLRIYCRHRIKKRVPAKL, encoded by the exons GTTTTTCCGTCTGTTATTGAACCTGGCGGGGTACACGACGGTGCTACTGCCCGGCTTCGTGCTCTACAAGTACCTCCACAAAACTAACTACTTCGATAAGATAA CAAATCAAACATGCATATCCCGTGTGCTGACGACTTGCTTCGGCTCCCCGCCGGAGCGCCTCCCGGAGTCGCTGAAGAGTCGCGAGGCGGCGGCGGAGGACGACGCGCCTGCGCGGGAGGGGCTCGAGCTCGCCTTCTGCTTCACCGGACTCATGGCCGCCTACCTCGTGTGGGGGCTGCTGCAGGAGAAGATCATGACGCAG GACTACGTGCTGGCGGACGGCAGCGTGGTGCGGTTCAACGACTCGCAGTTCCTGGTGTTCGTGAACCGGCTGGCGGCGCTGGTGCTGGCGTGGAGCTGGCTGCGCatgcgcggcgtgcgcgcgctAGCGCCGCTGCTGTACGGACAGTTCAGCTACTGCGCGCTCTCCAACGTGCTGAGCGCCTGGTGCCAGTACGAGGCGCTCAAGTACGTCAGCTTCCCCACGCAGGTCAGCCCCGCCCACTACTCACTCTCACTCTCACGCTACTGCGCGCTCTCCAACGTGCTGAGCGCCTGGTGCCAGTACGAGGCGCTCAAGTACGTCAGCTTCCCCACGCAG GTGCTGTCGAAGTCGTGCAAGGTGATCCCGGTGATGCTGATGGGCAAGCTGATCTCACACAACAAGTACTCGCTGTACGAGTACGTGACGGCCGTGCTCATCTCCGTGGGGATGGTGCTGTTCATGTTCGGCAGCCATGATGACTATGCTG CGTCAGCGGCCACGACGACGTCAGGCGTGTTGTTGCTGGGCGCGTACATGTGGTGCGACAGCTTCACGTCGTCGTGGCAGGGCGCCATCTTCGCCCGGCGCTGCTGCGCGCCGCTGCAGATGCTGGTGGCCGTCAACGTGTTCTCGTGCGTGCTCACGGCGGCTGCGCTCGCGCATCGCACTCATACTGCGCACTCGCTGCGGCTGCTGCAG AACCCGATGTTCGTGAGTGACTGCCTGATCCTGTCGGCGAGTTCCGCGGTGGGCCAGCTGCTCATCTACCGCACCATCGCCAAGTTCGGCGCGGTCGTCTTCACCATCATCATGACGCTCAGACAG GCGGTGTCGATCCTGCTGTCTTGCCTGGTGTACGGCCACGCGGTGT tgggcggcgcgtgcggcgtgGCGCTGGTGTTCGGCGCCGTGCTGCTGCGCATCTACTGCCGGCACCGGATCAAGAAACGAGTGCCGGCCAAGCTGTAG